CCAACGATGGCAAGCATGGGCCGGTCGGGATCGAGACCGAAAAAGGCCTTGACCTCGGCGGGATTGGTTTGACGGAACTCCTTTTTCAAGCGGTAGATATGATCGAGGCCGATCGCTCCGACGCGAAACACGGCGTCGCGACTCTCACCCAGGCGAAGCAGACGCCTCTGGGCGGCGGCGGTGGCCACAAAGTGCAGGTTGGCCATGCTCGAGACGGCAAAGCGAATGCGGTCGTCCAACTCGCCCGGAGCCAGTTCGCCGCCGTGGAGGTGGGCTACCGGAACCCCAGCGGCCAGGGCGGCGCACGCCCCGCCCAAGACCTCAAGCCGGTCGCCGAGAACCACCAGAACGTCCGTCTCGCGCCGAACCAGCCAGCGGCTGAGGGTCTCGATCAACCGTGCCAGTGCCGGGCCGAGATCCTCGCGGGCGTCCTTGCCGCTGTAGATCGGGATCGACAACGCGATTTCCCAGCCGTCGGCGGCAATGTCGTCGCGGGTATGTCCGAACTCCTCGAGCAGGTGCATTCCCGTCACCGCCAGATCGAGCGCCAGCCACGGATGGTCGTCGACGGCCTTCAGCAGCGAGGTGAGCAGGCCGTACTCGGCCCGGGTGCCGGTCAGAACGCAGATCCGCCTTTTGCGACGCTTTTCCGCCATGGTTTCTACAGGATGAACTTGGAAAGATCCTCATCGCGGGCGATATCGGCCAGGCGCTCGCGGACATAGGCCTCGTCGATCTCGACCTTCTCGCCGGCGCGCTCAGGAGCGCTGAAGCTCAAGTCCTCCATGACCTTCTCGACGATGGTGTAGAGCCGCCGGGCGCCGATGTTCTGGACGGTCTGGTTGACCTTGAAGGCGATCTCAGCCATCGCGGTGATGGCGTCCGGCCGGA
This genomic stretch from Phycisphaerae bacterium harbors:
- the neuC gene encoding UDP-N-acetylglucosamine 2-epimerase (hydrolyzing) is translated as MAEKRRKRRICVLTGTRAEYGLLTSLLKAVDDHPWLALDLAVTGMHLLEEFGHTRDDIAADGWEIALSIPIYSGKDAREDLGPALARLIETLSRWLVRRETDVLVVLGDRLEVLGGACAALAAGVPVAHLHGGELAPGELDDRIRFAVSSMANLHFVATAAAQRRLLRLGESRDAVFRVGAIGLDHIYRLKKEFRQTNPAEVKAFFGLDPDRPMLAIVGHPCGFGTDGEYRNMQTVLSALKGEQGIIIGPNTDPGHSGITRAIREFLKGPSGRRDWKFFASLERTRYLQAIWAADALVGNSSSGILEANALGTAVVNIGPRQEGRERNGNTIIDVDYDAGRIAKAVGEAIATSRARRVRPSRAFGTGDTGRRIAETLAKVSFDRRMRVKQFR